One stretch of Amycolatopsis sp. NBC_00345 DNA includes these proteins:
- a CDS encoding LacI family DNA-binding transcriptional regulator: MKRPTIMDVARRAGVAKGTVSYALNGQPGVSEETRRRILAVAEELGWRPNPAARALSGSGSQVIGMVLARPAMLLGVEPFLMRLTSGIELELARSGFALMLKVVGDLDEEMAIYRKWASERRVDGLLILDLRVRDPRLELVEQLGLPATVMGDPRRHAGLSVARKDETAAMTSVVEYLAALGHRRIVHVAGQREFLHIRQRGRAFGATLRRLGVTGTARTIYADYTLERAAEITRGLLAEASPPTALIYDNDVMAVAGAGVAREMGVDVPGGLSIVAWDDSPLCQFAYPPLTAVSVDVVEYGRAATELLISVIGGGPAGEVTAEPARLIPRGTTARAKDAPSRA; this comes from the coding sequence ATGAAGCGCCCCACGATCATGGATGTCGCCCGCCGGGCCGGCGTGGCCAAGGGCACTGTGTCCTACGCCCTGAACGGCCAGCCGGGGGTCTCCGAGGAGACCCGCCGCCGGATCCTGGCCGTGGCCGAGGAACTCGGCTGGCGGCCGAACCCCGCCGCCCGCGCGCTGTCCGGGTCCGGGTCGCAGGTGATCGGGATGGTGCTGGCCCGCCCGGCGATGCTGCTCGGCGTCGAGCCGTTCCTGATGCGGCTGACCTCCGGGATCGAGCTGGAGCTGGCCCGGTCCGGGTTCGCCCTGATGCTGAAGGTCGTCGGCGATCTGGACGAGGAGATGGCGATCTACCGCAAGTGGGCGTCCGAGCGGCGGGTCGACGGCCTGCTGATCCTCGACCTGCGGGTGCGGGATCCCCGGCTGGAGCTGGTGGAGCAGCTGGGCCTGCCCGCGACCGTGATGGGCGATCCACGGCGCCACGCCGGATTGTCCGTGGCACGCAAGGACGAGACGGCGGCGATGACCTCGGTGGTCGAGTACCTCGCCGCGCTCGGGCACCGGCGGATCGTGCACGTCGCCGGGCAGCGGGAGTTCCTGCACATCCGCCAGCGCGGCCGGGCCTTCGGCGCCACGCTCCGGCGGCTGGGCGTGACGGGCACCGCGCGCACGATCTACGCCGACTACACGCTGGAGCGGGCCGCCGAGATCACCCGCGGCCTGCTGGCGGAGGCGAGCCCGCCGACCGCGCTGATCTACGACAACGACGTGATGGCCGTGGCCGGGGCGGGCGTCGCCAGGGAGATGGGTGTCGACGTCCCCGGCGGCCTGTCGATCGTGGCGTGGGACGACTCCCCGCTGTGCCAGTTCGCCTATCCGCCGCTGACCGCGGTGTCGGTGGACGTCGTCGAATACGGGCGGGCCGCGACGGAGCTGCTGATCAGCGTCATCGGCGGCGGGCCGGCCGGGGAGGTCACCGCCGAGCCGGCCCGGCTGATCCCGCGGGGCACGACCGCGAGGGCCAAGGACGCACCGTCAAGAGCTTGA
- a CDS encoding DUF2264 domain-containing protein, which produces MPTSVPDDRSLSPYTGFTRAHWETVADNALAAVRPYATEQHALLHLPGPASASGRHSDGLEGFARTFLLAGFRLAQSGDTDPGGHAEWYARGLAAGTDPASAERWPDVRDRPQARVECASLAIALHESRPWIWDRLDDAVRQRIVDWMSGMLGVWVPENNWLWFRCVTSAFLRSVGAPYSGHDIGYAIERAEDWQVDGWYADGAEPGAPELRNFDYYCGWAMQFYALWYCRISGDDADPAVVERYRDRLRRYLDDVQHLIAPDGAPVYHGRSLTYRYAMLAPFWTGAAFDATPLSPGRTRRLASGVLRHFLDAGCFDERGLQVLGWHGEFPRMRQVYSGPGSPYWSSKGFAGLVLPPEHPVWTEREEPLAVEAGDVHRTLTAPGWLVSATAADGVVRVVNHGSDHTDPAGPGADDPLYARIGYASHAAPDATEAARTDPVDSHVAVLDAAGRPSHRSPLTRVHLGARVAVSRHRAHWPEGTPPRPYSDDPPIPAWRTGPWVTTASLVNGPLEVRLVRVDGVAGDSVRVRIGGYCLADAEPPQRATGADVAWAWRGDGLASTVAALRGSAVGAIDEATDANALGPHSATPYLTADATAGEVIAVLVCLSKVVAGPAASAGLRVTGDGSAAVVTWPDGSRDEVDLPAPPA; this is translated from the coding sequence ATGCCCACCTCCGTCCCGGACGACCGCAGCCTCTCCCCGTACACCGGCTTCACCCGCGCGCACTGGGAAACCGTCGCCGACAACGCATTGGCCGCCGTTCGCCCGTACGCCACCGAGCAGCACGCCCTGCTGCACCTGCCGGGTCCGGCCAGCGCCTCCGGCCGGCACAGCGACGGCCTGGAGGGTTTCGCCCGTACGTTCCTGCTCGCCGGTTTCCGCCTCGCGCAGTCCGGTGACACGGATCCGGGCGGGCACGCGGAGTGGTACGCGCGGGGGCTGGCGGCCGGCACCGACCCCGCCTCCGCGGAGCGTTGGCCGGACGTGCGCGACCGCCCGCAGGCCCGCGTGGAGTGCGCCTCCCTCGCCATCGCGCTGCACGAGAGCCGGCCGTGGATCTGGGACCGGCTCGACGACGCCGTGCGGCAGCGGATCGTCGACTGGATGTCCGGGATGCTCGGCGTGTGGGTGCCGGAGAACAACTGGCTGTGGTTCCGGTGCGTCACATCGGCGTTCCTGCGTTCGGTCGGCGCGCCGTACAGCGGGCACGACATCGGCTACGCGATCGAGCGGGCCGAGGACTGGCAGGTGGACGGCTGGTACGCCGACGGCGCCGAGCCGGGGGCACCGGAGCTGCGCAACTTCGACTACTACTGCGGCTGGGCGATGCAGTTCTACGCGCTCTGGTACTGCCGCATCAGTGGTGACGACGCGGATCCCGCCGTTGTCGAGCGCTACCGTGACCGCCTGCGCCGCTACCTCGACGACGTCCAGCACCTCATCGCCCCGGACGGCGCCCCGGTCTACCACGGGCGGTCTCTGACCTACCGGTACGCGATGCTCGCCCCGTTCTGGACCGGCGCCGCCTTCGACGCGACCCCGCTGTCCCCCGGCCGGACCCGGCGGCTGGCAAGCGGGGTGCTGCGGCACTTCCTCGACGCCGGCTGCTTCGACGAGCGCGGGCTGCAGGTGCTCGGGTGGCACGGGGAGTTCCCGCGGATGCGGCAGGTCTACTCCGGGCCGGGGTCGCCGTACTGGTCGAGCAAGGGCTTCGCCGGGCTGGTCCTGCCGCCGGAGCATCCCGTGTGGACGGAGCGAGAGGAGCCGCTGGCCGTCGAGGCCGGCGATGTGCACCGCACGCTCACCGCGCCCGGCTGGCTGGTGTCCGCCACGGCCGCCGACGGGGTGGTGCGGGTGGTCAACCACGGCAGCGACCACACCGATCCCGCCGGCCCCGGCGCCGACGACCCGCTGTACGCCCGCATCGGCTACGCCAGCCACGCCGCGCCCGACGCCACCGAGGCGGCGCGCACCGACCCCGTCGATTCCCACGTCGCCGTGCTGGACGCGGCCGGCCGTCCTTCGCATCGCAGCCCGCTGACCCGGGTGCACCTCGGTGCGCGGGTCGCGGTGTCCCGCCACCGCGCCCACTGGCCGGAGGGGACGCCGCCACGGCCGTACTCGGACGATCCGCCGATTCCCGCGTGGCGCACCGGGCCGTGGGTCACCACCGCGTCGCTGGTGAACGGGCCGCTGGAAGTACGGCTCGTCCGCGTCGACGGCGTGGCCGGGGATTCCGTGCGCGTGCGGATCGGCGGCTACTGCCTGGCGGACGCCGAACCGCCGCAGCGCGCGACCGGAGCCGACGTGGCCTGGGCCTGGCGTGGTGACGGTCTGGCCAGCACCGTGGCGGCATTGCGCGGTTCCGCCGTCGGCGCGATCGACGAAGCCACCGATGCGAACGCGCTCGGTCCGCACTCCGCGACGCCGTACCTGACCGCCGACGCCACCGCCGGCGAGGTGATCGCGGTGCTGGTGTGCCTGTCCAAAGTGGTGGCCGGGCCGGCAGCCTCGGCCGGGTTACGAGTCACCGGCGACGGATCGGCGGCCGTCGTGACATGGCCGGACGGCAGCCGGGACGAGGTCGACCTGCCAGCGCCTCCGGCCTGA
- a CDS encoding glycoside hydrolase family 2 protein codes for MRKVLPLDGWGVTETGRDDWLPAPVPGTVHEALLAAGRIPDPHLGTNEDDVQWVGERDWTYRCAFDLPDGFGGAPSVALCLDGLDTFATVTLNGSEILVCDNMFVPHRVDVRDRLRPTGNELEISFQSAWRRGKERESAGGVLGDWSTGDASRMWVRKAGYHYGWDWGPTLITAGPWQAVRLEAYDAAITSVTCPIEVTEDLTRASVPVRVGLDTAEREGLTLRAELSGPDGALLAKTDAGLDEELSFDVVRPRLWWPRGHGAADRYRLTVTVLRDGAELDRRELHVGIRRVRLVQEPLDGHDGTGFHFEINNRPVFCGGANWIPADSFTPRITAGRYRDLLTAAADANLAMIRVWGGGIYEPDLFYDLCDELGLTVWQDFMFACGQYPAPDWMTASVAAEAEAAVARLQHHPSIVLWCGNNEDYSLAREEGRYPVTEESAFPARAYYEELLPAIVAAADPHTPYWPGSPYPDEDTRGDQHIWDVWHGEQARYQDYARFPARFVSEFGMQSFPAPETLDACIPVDERHLGSRTLEHRNKAVDGPRRLASYVADNFGATAELDAYRYRTQLVQAEAMTCAIHAWRRQWQGAGRRVVSGALAWQLNDCWPAISWALIDHLGFRKPAYYAIRRALAPVAIGLADGGTAWAVNDTPHDLSAELVVEIAGLNASGAEVVHRAPCLLPAGRAVELGTIPHLPADVVIQARLEADTTVLAGHTRWPEPHREHPLADPDLQVTVLDQNAIRLTARRPAKGVWVPAPRSVAWSDNLVDLLPGRPRTLTGQDIAGAVPRIEHLAGSIPKSVPKS; via the coding sequence ATGCGCAAGGTTCTGCCCCTGGACGGCTGGGGCGTAACGGAAACCGGTCGCGACGACTGGCTGCCGGCCCCCGTGCCCGGCACCGTGCACGAGGCCCTGCTCGCGGCCGGCCGCATCCCCGACCCGCACCTCGGCACGAACGAAGACGACGTGCAGTGGGTCGGCGAGCGCGACTGGACGTACCGGTGCGCCTTCGACCTCCCGGACGGCTTCGGCGGGGCGCCGTCGGTCGCGCTGTGCCTCGACGGTCTCGACACCTTCGCCACGGTCACGCTCAACGGCAGCGAAATCCTGGTGTGCGACAACATGTTCGTCCCGCACCGGGTGGACGTGCGCGACCGGCTGCGGCCCACCGGGAACGAGCTGGAGATCAGCTTCCAGTCGGCGTGGCGGCGCGGCAAGGAGCGGGAGTCCGCCGGCGGGGTGCTCGGCGACTGGAGCACCGGCGACGCCAGCCGCATGTGGGTGCGCAAGGCCGGGTACCACTACGGCTGGGACTGGGGCCCGACGTTGATCACCGCGGGCCCGTGGCAGGCGGTGCGCCTGGAGGCGTACGACGCCGCGATCACCTCGGTGACCTGCCCGATCGAGGTGACCGAAGACCTGACGCGGGCCAGCGTGCCGGTGCGGGTCGGCCTCGACACGGCCGAGCGGGAGGGGCTCACGCTCCGGGCCGAGCTGTCCGGCCCGGACGGGGCGCTGCTCGCCAAGACGGACGCCGGCCTCGACGAGGAGCTGTCCTTCGACGTCGTCCGGCCGCGGCTGTGGTGGCCGCGCGGCCACGGCGCCGCGGACCGCTACCGCCTCACCGTCACCGTCCTGCGGGACGGGGCCGAACTGGACCGCCGCGAGCTGCACGTCGGGATCCGCCGGGTCCGGCTGGTGCAGGAGCCGCTGGACGGCCACGACGGCACCGGTTTCCACTTCGAGATCAACAACCGGCCGGTGTTCTGCGGCGGCGCCAACTGGATCCCCGCCGACTCCTTCACCCCGCGGATCACCGCCGGGCGTTACCGCGACCTGCTCACCGCGGCCGCCGACGCCAACCTGGCCATGATCCGCGTCTGGGGCGGCGGCATCTACGAGCCCGATCTCTTCTACGACCTCTGCGACGAGCTGGGCCTGACGGTCTGGCAGGACTTCATGTTCGCCTGCGGCCAGTACCCCGCCCCGGACTGGATGACCGCTTCGGTGGCGGCCGAAGCCGAGGCCGCCGTCGCCCGGCTGCAGCACCACCCGAGCATCGTCCTGTGGTGCGGCAACAACGAGGACTACTCGCTGGCCAGGGAGGAAGGCCGCTATCCGGTCACCGAAGAAAGCGCTTTCCCGGCCCGCGCCTACTACGAGGAACTCCTGCCCGCGATCGTGGCCGCGGCCGACCCGCACACCCCGTACTGGCCCGGCAGCCCCTACCCGGACGAGGACACGCGCGGCGACCAGCACATCTGGGATGTCTGGCACGGTGAACAGGCCCGGTACCAGGACTACGCGCGGTTCCCGGCCCGCTTCGTCAGCGAGTTCGGGATGCAGTCCTTCCCCGCCCCGGAGACGCTCGACGCGTGCATCCCGGTCGACGAGCGGCACCTCGGCTCCCGCACCCTGGAGCACCGGAACAAGGCCGTCGACGGCCCGCGCCGCTTGGCTTCCTATGTGGCAGACAACTTCGGCGCCACCGCGGAGCTGGACGCCTACCGCTACCGGACCCAGCTCGTCCAGGCCGAGGCGATGACCTGCGCGATCCACGCCTGGCGCCGCCAGTGGCAGGGCGCGGGGCGGCGGGTCGTCTCCGGTGCGCTGGCGTGGCAGCTCAACGACTGCTGGCCGGCGATCAGCTGGGCGCTCATCGACCACCTCGGCTTCCGCAAACCCGCCTACTACGCCATCCGACGGGCCCTTGCCCCCGTCGCGATCGGCCTCGCGGACGGCGGCACGGCGTGGGCGGTCAACGACACGCCCCACGACCTGAGCGCCGAACTGGTCGTCGAGATCGCCGGCCTGAACGCGTCGGGCGCCGAGGTAGTGCACCGGGCGCCGTGCCTGCTGCCCGCCGGCCGCGCCGTGGAACTCGGCACCATCCCGCACTTGCCGGCCGACGTCGTGATCCAGGCCCGGCTCGAAGCCGACACCACGGTGCTGGCCGGGCACACCCGCTGGCCGGAGCCGCACCGTGAGCATCCCCTCGCCGACCCGGACCTGCAGGTGACGGTGCTCGACCAGAACGCCATCCGGCTCACCGCCCGGCGTCCGGCCAAGGGCGTCTGGGTGCCCGCACCCCGGTCCGTCGCCTGGAGCGACAACCTGGTCGACCTGCTGCCCGGCCGGCCGCGCACCCTGACCGGCCAGGACATCGCCGGCGCCGTACCCCGCATCGAGCACCTGGCCGGTTCCATACCGAAATCCGTACCGAAGTCGTAG
- a CDS encoding sugar phosphate isomerase/epimerase family protein produces MIVPGLVSVTFRDRGVPEIIDLAGECGLRAVEWGGDVHVPAGDFDAAERTRARCAAAGIAVAAYGSYYRAGESDPAELGPVLDTAALLGAPLVRVWAGRLGSAESSPHHRALVTARLRAAGDAAQERGLRLALEYHVDTLTDTLESTQRLLRELHHPAVVPYWQPRGEQPVAPAMTQIRALLPEVPSVHVFSWGPPGPAERLPLADRGDLWQPVLAELAADGLTRHALLEFVAGDDPDALRRDAATLLSWID; encoded by the coding sequence ATGATCGTTCCAGGTCTGGTCTCGGTGACGTTCCGGGATCGCGGCGTGCCCGAGATCATCGATCTAGCGGGCGAATGTGGATTGCGTGCCGTCGAATGGGGTGGCGACGTGCACGTGCCGGCCGGGGATTTCGATGCCGCGGAACGTACCCGCGCCCGGTGCGCCGCGGCCGGGATCGCCGTCGCCGCCTACGGTTCCTACTACCGTGCGGGCGAAAGCGACCCCGCCGAGCTGGGTCCCGTACTGGACACCGCCGCGCTGCTGGGCGCGCCACTGGTGCGCGTGTGGGCCGGCCGGCTCGGCTCGGCGGAGTCGTCCCCGCACCACCGGGCGCTGGTGACGGCCCGTTTGCGGGCAGCGGGTGACGCGGCGCAGGAACGCGGCCTGCGGCTCGCGCTGGAGTACCACGTCGACACACTCACCGACACGCTCGAGTCGACACAGCGACTGCTCCGGGAACTCCATCACCCCGCCGTGGTGCCGTATTGGCAGCCACGCGGCGAACAACCCGTCGCGCCGGCCATGACGCAGATCCGGGCGCTGCTCCCGGAAGTGCCCTCGGTGCACGTCTTCAGCTGGGGCCCGCCCGGCCCGGCCGAACGGCTGCCGCTCGCCGACCGCGGCGACCTGTGGCAGCCGGTACTGGCGGAGCTGGCTGCGGACGGGCTGACCCGGCACGCGTTGCTCGAATTCGTGGCCGGCGACGATCCCGACGCGTTACGCCGCGATGCCGCAACGTTGCTGAGCTGGATCGACTGA
- a CDS encoding sugar phosphate isomerase/epimerase family protein, producing the protein MTANAGLARLSLNQRTIRGATLPEAVTACVTAGVPAIGLWREEVAETGLEAAAACVADAGLRVSSLCRGGFLTGSTAADRAAALADNRAAIDEAAALGAPCLVLVVGGLPAGSTDLAAARDGVRAALRDLASYAGDRGVRLALEPLHPMYCADRAVLSTLAQALDWAEEFPAGQVGVVVDTFHVWWDPDLLAQIARAGERIASYQVSDWITPLPADVLLGRGMMGDGHIDFAPITAAVATAGYRGDIEVEIFNQAVWDSPADQVMTTMCLRYRELIAP; encoded by the coding sequence GTGACCGCGAACGCCGGGCTGGCCCGGTTGTCCCTCAACCAGCGCACCATTCGCGGTGCGACCCTGCCGGAAGCCGTCACCGCCTGCGTCACGGCCGGAGTACCGGCGATCGGGCTGTGGCGGGAGGAAGTCGCCGAGACCGGTCTCGAGGCCGCGGCGGCCTGCGTCGCCGATGCCGGACTGCGGGTGTCGTCGTTGTGCCGTGGTGGATTCCTCACCGGAAGCACCGCCGCGGACCGTGCTGCCGCGCTGGCCGACAACCGGGCGGCGATCGACGAGGCGGCTGCGCTAGGCGCGCCCTGCCTGGTGCTGGTCGTCGGTGGACTGCCGGCGGGCTCCACCGATCTGGCGGCGGCCCGCGACGGCGTGCGTGCGGCGTTGCGGGACCTCGCCTCGTACGCGGGAGACCGCGGTGTGCGGCTGGCGCTGGAACCGTTGCACCCCATGTATTGCGCGGACCGGGCGGTGCTTTCCACACTGGCGCAGGCACTGGACTGGGCGGAGGAGTTCCCGGCCGGGCAGGTGGGCGTCGTGGTGGACACCTTCCACGTGTGGTGGGACCCGGACCTGCTCGCCCAGATCGCCCGCGCGGGCGAGCGCATCGCGTCCTACCAGGTGAGCGACTGGATCACCCCGCTACCCGCCGACGTCCTGCTCGGCCGGGGGATGATGGGCGACGGGCACATCGACTTCGCCCCGATCACCGCCGCCGTCGCGACGGCCGGCTACCGAGGTGACATCGAAGTGGAGATCTTCAACCAGGCGGTGTGGGACAGCCCGGCCGATCAGGTGATGACCACGATGTGCCTGCGGTACCGGGAACTGATCGCGCCGTAG
- a CDS encoding ABC transporter substrate-binding protein codes for MPARLSRRSLLAAAAAVPMAAALGACSGGGTSSGKSGPVRLTFWAAIRGSQQVVDEFNRTHDHIQVEFQQLPGGSQGGYAKLSNAARAGNGPDVVTVDIPQIPGFAIDGILRDITGLVSDELRKALLPQSIELTSLAGRTFAVPLDIEPMVLHYRTDLFAEYGLALPRTWDEFADAARTVRRGSQQRRLVLFATDGANEFSSYSWQAGAQWFGTRTGAWNVSLADAPTRKVAAYWQQLIDEDLVFVNAVDSQQANAQIGQGLVLARLAGAWGAGSQMSAQPGQAGKWRIAPLPQWEPRSPALGTHGGSAFAITKDSENPEAAMEFIAWQASHPDALKARLSSGISSSYPAAPGLFDVGRTAFDRAYYGGQDIFTLFRQEAAKIRPGWVWGPRMTATQRLMQDGFARAGAGQGTLIDAVRAAQAGTMPDLDALGLATTQHSS; via the coding sequence ATGCCCGCTCGACTGAGCCGCCGGTCCCTGCTCGCCGCGGCGGCCGCCGTCCCGATGGCCGCCGCGCTGGGCGCCTGCTCCGGTGGCGGCACCAGCAGCGGCAAAAGCGGTCCGGTACGCCTCACCTTCTGGGCCGCGATCCGCGGCAGCCAGCAGGTGGTCGACGAGTTCAACCGGACCCACGACCACATCCAGGTCGAGTTCCAGCAGCTCCCCGGCGGCAGCCAGGGCGGCTACGCCAAGCTGAGCAACGCCGCCCGCGCCGGCAACGGCCCGGACGTGGTGACGGTCGACATTCCCCAGATCCCCGGCTTCGCCATCGACGGCATCCTGCGCGACATCACCGGCCTGGTGTCCGACGAGTTGCGCAAAGCCCTGCTGCCGCAGTCGATCGAACTCACCTCGCTCGCCGGCCGGACGTTCGCCGTGCCGTTGGACATCGAGCCGATGGTGCTGCACTACCGCACCGACCTGTTCGCCGAGTACGGCCTCGCCCTCCCCCGCACGTGGGACGAATTCGCCGACGCGGCCCGCACCGTGCGCCGCGGATCCCAGCAGCGGCGGCTGGTCCTGTTCGCCACCGACGGGGCCAACGAGTTCTCCTCGTACTCCTGGCAGGCCGGCGCGCAGTGGTTCGGCACCCGCACCGGCGCGTGGAACGTGTCACTGGCCGACGCCCCCACCCGCAAGGTCGCCGCGTACTGGCAGCAGCTGATCGACGAGGACCTGGTCTTCGTCAACGCCGTGGACAGCCAGCAGGCCAACGCCCAGATCGGCCAGGGGCTGGTGCTCGCCCGGCTCGCCGGCGCCTGGGGCGCGGGCTCGCAGATGTCCGCGCAGCCGGGGCAGGCGGGCAAGTGGCGGATCGCCCCGCTGCCGCAGTGGGAGCCGCGGTCCCCGGCGCTGGGCACGCACGGCGGCTCCGCGTTCGCCATCACCAAGGACAGCGAAAACCCTGAGGCCGCAATGGAATTCATCGCCTGGCAGGCCTCGCACCCGGACGCGCTCAAGGCCCGGCTCTCCAGCGGGATCAGCAGCTCGTACCCGGCCGCGCCTGGTCTGTTCGACGTCGGCCGCACCGCGTTCGACCGGGCCTACTACGGCGGGCAGGACATCTTCACCCTGTTCCGGCAGGAGGCCGCGAAGATCCGTCCGGGCTGGGTGTGGGGTCCGCGGATGACCGCCACCCAGCGGCTCATGCAGGACGGCTTCGCCCGGGCCGGCGCCGGCCAGGGCACCCTCATCGACGCCGTGCGCGCGGCCCAGGCCGGCACCATGCCCGACCTCGACGCGCTCGGCCTGGCCACTACCCAGCACAGCAGCTGA
- a CDS encoding Gfo/Idh/MocA family protein: protein MNGVTGRMGYHQHLLRSVLAIRDDGGVALTDGRRVRLEPVLVGRNPAKLAELADRHGITEYSTDLDAVLADPTIGIYFDAQLTGVRRDALLAAIRAGKHIYAEKPVVETVEDALDIAERADAAGLKTGVVHDKLYLPGLLKLRRLIDNGFFGRVLSVRGEFGYWVFEGSSPAAQRPSWNYRAEDGGGITLDMFAHWAYVLENLFGRVEAVLARTVTHIPERVDERGATYAATADDAAYAIFELAGGAIAQINSSWCVRVDRQELVEFQVDGVEGSAVAGLWGCRVQHRGTTPRPVWNPDLPTTESFRDQWTEVPDNAEFGNGFRAQWEEFVRHVADDPGAPAYRHDVRSGARGIQLARAGLQSSAEGRRITLEELA, encoded by the coding sequence ATGAACGGCGTGACCGGGCGGATGGGCTACCACCAGCATCTGCTGCGTTCCGTGCTCGCGATCCGCGACGACGGCGGGGTGGCGCTCACCGACGGACGGCGAGTGCGGCTCGAACCGGTGCTGGTGGGCCGCAATCCGGCCAAACTGGCCGAGCTGGCCGACCGGCACGGCATCACCGAGTACTCCACCGACCTGGACGCGGTACTCGCCGACCCGACCATCGGCATCTACTTCGACGCCCAGCTCACCGGGGTCCGCCGCGACGCGTTACTCGCCGCGATCCGCGCCGGTAAACACATCTACGCGGAGAAGCCGGTGGTGGAGACGGTCGAGGACGCGCTCGACATCGCCGAACGGGCCGACGCCGCCGGGCTCAAGACCGGAGTGGTGCACGACAAGCTCTACCTCCCGGGCTTGCTCAAACTGCGCCGGCTCATCGACAACGGCTTCTTCGGCCGGGTGCTGTCCGTGCGCGGCGAGTTCGGCTACTGGGTCTTCGAGGGCAGCTCGCCCGCGGCGCAGCGGCCGAGCTGGAACTACCGGGCCGAGGACGGCGGCGGCATCACCCTGGACATGTTCGCGCACTGGGCTTACGTGCTGGAGAACCTGTTCGGCCGGGTCGAGGCGGTCCTCGCCCGCACCGTCACGCACATCCCCGAACGCGTCGACGAGCGGGGCGCCACCTACGCCGCGACCGCGGATGACGCCGCCTACGCGATCTTCGAGCTGGCTGGTGGCGCGATCGCCCAGATCAACTCGTCGTGGTGCGTGCGGGTCGACCGCCAGGAGCTGGTGGAGTTCCAAGTGGACGGTGTCGAAGGCAGCGCCGTCGCCGGGCTGTGGGGCTGCCGGGTGCAGCACCGCGGCACCACGCCCCGCCCGGTGTGGAATCCGGATCTGCCAACCACCGAGTCCTTCCGCGACCAGTGGACCGAGGTCCCGGACAACGCCGAATTCGGCAACGGCTTCCGCGCGCAGTGGGAGGAGTTCGTCCGGCACGTCGCCGACGACCCCGGCGCCCCGGCCTACCGGCACGACGTGCGTTCCGGCGCCCGTGGCATCCAGCTCGCCCGCGCCGGCCTGCAGTCCTCCGCCGAGGGACGCCGGATCACGTTGGAGGAGCTGGCATGA
- a CDS encoding dihydrodipicolinate synthase family protein: MTADRTLLRLPQTDGSVREYRPSAPREFPRPAEPLRARIAYAAAHVAASAHGENSPGAPAALDWDATLAFRHHLWSYGFGVAEAMDTAQRGMGLGWTATKELITRSAREAVAVGGLIAAGAGTDHRPEALSLNEIRAAYSEQIETVQAAGANVILMASRQLAATARDAMDYHEVYAPLLAAADRPVILHWLGPMFDPALAGYWGSTDPDEAATTLLALIAEHPSKVDGVKVSMLDAELERRVRTRLPAGVRLYTGDDFHYPELIRGDGERHSDALLGIFAAIAPAASAALQALDRADLAGFDALAGTVPLARHLFAAPTRYYKAGIAFLAWLSGHQPGFTMVGGLQSGRSVPHYAEAYRLADELGLFPDPDVAATRLRAFLTVAGVAQ; the protein is encoded by the coding sequence ATGACGGCGGACCGCACCCTCCTGCGGCTGCCGCAGACCGACGGCAGCGTGCGCGAGTACCGGCCTTCCGCACCGCGGGAATTCCCCCGTCCGGCCGAGCCGTTGCGGGCACGGATCGCTTACGCCGCAGCGCATGTGGCCGCGTCGGCCCATGGCGAAAACTCGCCCGGCGCACCGGCGGCACTGGACTGGGACGCGACCCTGGCGTTCCGCCACCACCTGTGGTCCTACGGGTTCGGCGTCGCCGAGGCCATGGACACCGCCCAACGCGGCATGGGGCTGGGCTGGACGGCCACCAAGGAACTGATCACCCGCTCGGCCCGTGAGGCGGTGGCCGTGGGCGGGCTGATCGCCGCGGGCGCCGGTACGGACCACCGGCCGGAAGCGTTGTCGCTGAACGAGATTCGCGCCGCATACAGCGAGCAGATCGAGACTGTGCAAGCCGCGGGCGCGAACGTGATCCTGATGGCCAGCCGTCAGCTCGCCGCGACGGCCCGGGACGCCATGGACTACCACGAGGTCTACGCACCACTGCTGGCCGCGGCCGATCGTCCGGTGATCCTGCACTGGCTCGGCCCGATGTTCGACCCGGCGCTGGCCGGCTACTGGGGCAGCACCGATCCGGACGAGGCGGCCACAACGCTGCTGGCGCTGATCGCGGAGCACCCGTCCAAAGTGGACGGGGTGAAGGTGTCGATGCTCGACGCCGAGCTGGAGCGGCGAGTGCGGACGCGGCTGCCGGCCGGGGTGCGGCTCTACACCGGCGACGATTTCCACTACCCCGAGCTGATCCGCGGCGACGGCGAGCGGCACAGCGACGCACTGCTCGGGATCTTCGCCGCGATCGCGCCGGCCGCGTCGGCCGCCTTGCAGGCGCTGGACCGCGCCGACCTCGCGGGGTTCGACGCGCTGGCCGGCACGGTGCCGCTCGCCCGGCACCTGTTCGCCGCGCCCACCCGTTACTACAAGGCCGGGATCGCTTTCCTGGCCTGGCTTTCGGGCCACCAGCCGGGCTTTACCATGGTCGGCGGGCTGCAGAGCGGACGGAGTGTGCCGCACTACGCCGAGGCCTACCGGCTGGCCGACGAGCTGGGCCTGTTCCCCGATCCGGACGTCGCCGCGACCCGCCTGCGTGCCTTCCTGACCGTGGCGGGGGTGGCGCAGTGA